The following proteins come from a genomic window of Leptolyngbya iicbica LK:
- the zds gene encoding 9,9'-di-cis-zeta-carotene desaturase — protein sequence MRVAIVGAGLAGLSTAVELADAGHEVEIFESRPFVGGKVGSWVDKDGNHVEMGLHVFFGCYYNLFALMQRVDAFQHLRLKEHTHTFVNRGGQTGELDFRFITGAPFNGLKAFFTTSQLSVADKAMNAIALGTSPIVRGLVDFEGAMRVIRELDRISFADWFRKHGGSNGSLKRMWNPIAYALGFIDTENISARCMLTIFMFFAAKSEASVLRMLEGSPDEFLHKPILNYLTERGAKVHTRRSVREVLFADSGNATHVTGLAIANGDETETVTADVYVAACDVPGIKRLLPEVWRRWPEFDNIYKLDAVPVATVQLRFDGWVTELQNPAAMKQIDTPTGLDNLLYTPDADFSCFADLALTSPTDYYREGEGSLLQCVLTPGDPFIKENNEAIAQHVLKQVHDLFPSSRELNMTWSSVVKLAQSLYREGPGMDPYRPSQVTPVDNFFLAGSYTQQDYIDSMEGATLSGKQAAQAILERMR from the coding sequence ATGCGAGTTGCGATTGTTGGGGCAGGCTTGGCTGGTTTATCCACAGCGGTGGAGTTGGCCGATGCGGGCCACGAGGTCGAAATTTTTGAGAGTCGCCCTTTTGTCGGCGGCAAAGTGGGTAGCTGGGTTGATAAGGATGGCAACCATGTCGAGATGGGGTTGCATGTCTTTTTTGGCTGCTATTACAACCTGTTTGCGCTGATGCAGCGGGTCGATGCCTTCCAGCATTTGCGCCTCAAAGAGCACACCCACACGTTCGTGAATCGTGGCGGTCAAACGGGCGAACTCGATTTTCGGTTTATCACGGGCGCGCCATTTAATGGCCTGAAGGCGTTCTTCACGACTTCGCAGCTCTCAGTGGCCGATAAGGCGATGAATGCGATCGCCCTCGGCACCAGTCCCATCGTGCGCGGCTTGGTGGATTTCGAGGGGGCGATGAGGGTGATTCGAGAGCTGGATCGCATCAGCTTTGCGGACTGGTTTCGCAAGCACGGCGGCTCGAATGGCAGTCTCAAGCGCATGTGGAATCCGATCGCCTATGCGCTCGGCTTTATCGACACCGAAAACATTTCCGCCCGCTGCATGTTGACGATCTTCATGTTCTTCGCGGCGAAAAGTGAAGCGTCGGTGCTGCGCATGTTGGAAGGCTCGCCCGACGAATTTTTGCATAAGCCGATTCTGAACTATTTGACGGAGCGGGGCGCCAAGGTCCATACGCGGCGCAGCGTGCGGGAAGTGTTGTTTGCTGACAGTGGCAACGCGACCCACGTGACGGGATTAGCGATCGCGAACGGCGATGAGACTGAAACCGTGACGGCAGATGTTTATGTTGCGGCCTGTGATGTCCCCGGCATTAAGCGGCTGCTGCCCGAGGTGTGGCGGCGCTGGCCCGAGTTCGACAATATCTACAAGCTGGATGCGGTGCCGGTTGCCACGGTTCAATTGCGCTTTGATGGCTGGGTGACGGAGCTGCAAAATCCAGCAGCGATGAAGCAAATTGATACGCCGACGGGGTTAGACAATTTGCTTTACACTCCTGATGCCGATTTCTCGTGCTTTGCCGATTTGGCGCTGACTAGCCCCACCGACTACTACCGTGAGGGCGAGGGCTCGCTGTTGCAGTGTGTGCTGACCCCTGGCGATCCGTTCATCAAGGAGAATAACGAGGCGATCGCTCAACACGTCCTCAAGCAAGTGCACGACCTCTTTCCCTCGTCCCGCGAACTCAATATGACTTGGTCGAGTGTGGTCAAGTTAGCCCAGTCGCTTTATCGCGAAGGTCCGGGCATGGACCCCTACCGGCCGAGCCAAGTCACCCCGGTCGATAACTTCTTTTTGGCGGGAAGTTATACGCAACAGGACTATATCGATAGTATGGAGGGGGCAACCCTGTCTGGGAAGCAAGCTGCCCAGGCCATTTTGGAGCGCATGAGATAA
- a CDS encoding SRPBCC family protein: protein MVEVDAPVQLTWELWSDLEQMPKWMKWIDSVNILEEDPDLSRWKLASAGFEFTWLSRVTKLVPYQLIQWEAVDGLPNRGGIRFYDHKEKSAVKLTVAYSIPSFIGKLMDNLIIGRLVESTLKADLKRFKKYVDNIQQGQSPSS from the coding sequence TTGGTCGAGGTCGATGCCCCAGTGCAGCTGACATGGGAGCTCTGGTCTGACCTGGAACAGATGCCCAAATGGATGAAGTGGATCGACTCCGTCAATATTCTGGAGGAAGATCCTGACTTGTCCCGTTGGAAACTGGCCTCCGCTGGGTTTGAATTTACCTGGCTATCTCGAGTGACGAAACTAGTCCCTTATCAGCTCATTCAATGGGAAGCGGTAGATGGGCTGCCCAATCGGGGCGGGATTCGCTTTTACGATCACAAAGAAAAAAGCGCGGTGAAATTGACCGTGGCTTATTCGATCCCAAGCTTCATCGGCAAGCTGATGGATAACTTGATCATTGGCCGTCTGGTGGAAAGCACGTTGAAGGCAGACTTGAAGCGGTTTAAAAAATACGTCGATAATATTCAGCAAGGCCAATCGCCGAGTTCGTAA
- a CDS encoding DNA methyltransferase, translated as MELGPQTLVSVLSNYHSQLANTLSGVSDPAARRQLAHVLLCRLVLVYDLQVGGFLAGGDRWYLHNQLGRQPSDSQSSFFQSFFQPLCHQGLSLPAVELPKALSQRLGTLPYLGCRLFTPHPLEQQHPQLDVPDEIMEKLLGWLAEQTWQRQSLESDPDLPTTALADNAITREALAQAWEALLTVPGAKATATSTAQLCAIAQQTVDQQIVQAIAFPTSEPATELTELLSTLTDDRCQQLIATVLPNLSMLDPACGSGRFLLMTLERLQTVYQSCWDYAQTSSHPALQDWVRSLQNHDCPPQWFWTRQIITQSLYGVDLRPEAIAVTQTQLWLRLLATLPAEKPLPLLPDLDFNIVMGNALVGFIRVDAESFDQIAPKRSPAEAESETILQGNLLQPLAAASYRDTLAEIQIRIEHYRAQTQAMGAEGGIPDYVQREFLRDRIATVNDAAQQKLNDLLFATWSRQLGIVVKEPQATGRARKRLLTPADVAALHPLHWGFAFNKIMAQGGFDLIITHPPEGTLRPQVEAFYYQHQALFERADISLAAFRRSRRQILQQRPELAALWATYAGRINSLRDCVRRSLDYPDSGGVNTRRSISLKSLFRQRCAGLAKADGIVPQVL; from the coding sequence ATGGAGCTTGGTCCTCAGACGCTGGTCTCAGTGCTCTCGAATTACCACAGCCAGTTAGCCAATACCTTGAGCGGTGTCTCTGACCCGGCAGCGCGACGGCAGTTGGCCCATGTGCTGTTGTGTCGCTTGGTGCTGGTTTATGACCTACAAGTCGGCGGTTTTTTAGCCGGGGGCGATCGCTGGTATTTGCACAATCAGCTAGGCCGCCAGCCGTCAGACAGTCAAAGCAGTTTTTTTCAGTCATTTTTCCAACCGCTGTGTCATCAGGGCTTGAGCTTGCCAGCGGTAGAACTGCCCAAAGCCCTGAGTCAACGCCTGGGAACTTTGCCTTATTTGGGCTGCCGCTTATTCACGCCGCATCCCCTAGAACAGCAACATCCGCAGCTCGATGTGCCCGACGAAATCATGGAGAAGCTGTTGGGGTGGCTCGCTGAGCAAACCTGGCAGCGCCAATCTCTGGAGAGTGATCCAGACCTCCCCACAACGGCCCTTGCGGACAATGCGATTACGCGGGAGGCATTGGCCCAAGCGTGGGAAGCTTTGCTAACCGTCCCCGGAGCAAAAGCCACTGCAACTTCGACTGCCCAGTTGTGCGCGATCGCTCAGCAAACGGTGGATCAACAGATTGTCCAGGCCATCGCTTTCCCGACGTCGGAGCCAGCCACAGAACTGACGGAACTCTTATCCACACTGACGGACGATCGCTGTCAGCAGCTCATTGCCACCGTTTTGCCCAACCTCTCCATGCTCGATCCGGCCTGCGGTTCTGGACGCTTTTTGCTGATGACGCTAGAACGCTTGCAAACGGTTTACCAAAGCTGCTGGGACTATGCCCAAACGTCCAGCCATCCAGCTTTGCAAGATTGGGTGCGATCGCTCCAAAATCACGACTGTCCGCCGCAGTGGTTCTGGACGCGGCAAATCATCACTCAAAGTCTCTACGGTGTGGATCTGCGGCCTGAAGCGATCGCGGTCACGCAAACCCAACTCTGGCTCCGCCTCCTGGCTACCCTCCCTGCTGAGAAGCCACTCCCCCTACTGCCCGATCTCGATTTCAACATCGTCATGGGGAATGCCCTGGTGGGCTTTATCCGGGTGGATGCGGAAAGCTTTGACCAAATCGCCCCCAAGCGATCGCCCGCTGAGGCCGAGAGCGAAACCATCTTACAAGGCAACCTCTTGCAGCCCCTGGCTGCCGCCAGTTATCGCGACACCCTGGCGGAAATCCAGATTCGCATTGAGCATTACCGCGCTCAAACCCAAGCCATGGGAGCCGAAGGCGGCATTCCCGACTATGTGCAACGGGAGTTTTTGCGCGATCGCATTGCAACCGTCAACGATGCCGCCCAGCAAAAACTCAACGACCTGCTGTTTGCCACCTGGAGTCGCCAACTCGGTATTGTCGTCAAAGAGCCCCAGGCCACTGGTCGTGCCCGTAAACGGCTACTGACTCCCGCCGATGTGGCCGCATTACACCCCCTACACTGGGGCTTTGCGTTCAACAAAATCATGGCTCAGGGCGGCTTCGACCTGATTATTACCCACCCCCCCGAGGGCACCCTCCGTCCCCAAGTCGAGGCGTTCTACTATCAGCATCAAGCACTGTTTGAGCGGGCTGACATTTCGTTGGCGGCGTTTCGACGATCGCGGCGACAAATTCTTCAGCAGCGACCCGAACTCGCGGCGCTGTGGGCCACCTACGCAGGACGCATCAACAGCCTGCGCGATTGCGT